One region of Daphnia pulicaria isolate SC F1-1A chromosome 7, SC_F0-13Bv2, whole genome shotgun sequence genomic DNA includes:
- the LOC124350758 gene encoding neurotrophin 1-like isoform X2, with product MYKLCISAILLAGVLADPEAAAEPQQYPKSAYPAAYGQKYNNYCNPRKAPTCAKTGTETFCLKDTEYPEKEVKYAIDYDSLVLKKYADVADQSADNLVDGLTSLAEAHFDYSNYKGKFFEKGHWSGDEGYICPSDVVYARPLRAVNVDGEWRVIVQENAWPGYTQTQRVETCLFPGATCRTLAPCFGSKCLQKYVYQRMLSFDPCDPQKGIFIDIYKLPSACSCHIPGKLH from the exons ATGTATAAG tTATGCATCAGTGCCATCTTGCTTGCTGGAGTGCTTGCCGATCCGGAGGCAGCTGCTGAGCCCCAACAATATCCCAAATCAGCCTATCCAGCAGCTTATGGCCAGAAGTACAACAATTACTGCAACCCGCGAAAGGCACCAACCTGCGCCAAAACCGGCACTGAAACTTTTTGTCTGAAAGACACCGAATACCCAGAGAAAGAAGTCAAG TACGCCATCGATTACGACTCGTTGGTGCTGAAGAAATACGCCGATGTTGCCGATCAGTCGGCCGATAATTTGGTCGATGGACTGACCTCTTTGGCTGAGGCGCACTTCGACTACTCCAACTACAAAGGGAAATTCTTCGAGAAGGGCCACTGGTCTGGTGACGAGGGATACATCTGCCCTAGCGACGTCGTTTATGCTCGCCCACTCCGAGCAGTGAATGTCGATGGAGAATGGCGGGTCATCGTCCAAGAAAACGCCTGGCCCGGATACACCCAGACTCAACGCGTCGAAACTTGTTTGTTCCCCGGTGCAACTTGTCGCACCTTGGCCCCTTGTTTTGGCAGCAAATGTCTGCAAAAATATGTTTACCAGCGGATGCTTTCCTTCGATCCTTGCGATCCCCAGAAGGGAATCTTCATCGACATCTACAAGTTGCCATCGGCCTGCTCTTGCCACATTCCCGGTAAACTGCactga
- the LOC124350825 gene encoding uncharacterized protein LOC124350825 isoform X2 yields the protein MSNRWRVDCVSYGMAVCCQKLSYYPFFENYQQIHRRKRERVVAVVQPTVNYFVQNHFILLDVSSKGYSLDWNNSSGLWGILTYTRVNLQTGWPVCPYERLKVTRNIT from the exons atgtcaaatagatggcgtgttgaTTGTGTCAGTTATGGAATGgcggtttgctgtcaaaagttaagctaCTATcctttcttcgaaaattaccaacaAATTCATCg GAGGAAACGTGAAAGGGTTGTGGCCGTCGTGCAGCCtaccgtcaactattttgttcaaaatcattttattcTACTGGATGTGTCATCGAAAGGATACAG TTTGGATTGGAATAATAGCTCTGGACTCTGGGGAATCCTCACTTATACTCGAG TCAACCTGCAAACAGGTTGGCCAGTTTGTCCTTACGAACGCTTGAAGGTCACGAgaaacattacgtaa
- the LOC124350791 gene encoding protein spaetzle-like, producing the protein MSIKLTIIASLMVIGVFSDPEPSHYKAPPPYGAQPKYVEIPHCAKNTTKSWCLEDSEYPQHEVQQALDQHYQAVVAFYKDKLANTENSVDGLDKLNDEVYLCPSSTDYVRPFRAINVDGKWRTIVNGVESYGIKYTQTARIEECDVVVGTTCPLVPSCYESKCVQKNIFHRFLVYNPKDYTFPFAIEKFKLPGSCGCVVGAFHL; encoded by the exons ATGTCCATCAAATTGACT ATTATTGCTTCGCTGATGGTGATTGGCGTTTTCTCCGATCCTGAGCCCAGTCACTATAAAGCTCCTCCTCCCTACGGTGCCCAGCCAAAGTACGTCGAGATTCCGCACTGCGCCAAAAACACGACCAAGTCCTGGTGCCTGGAAGACTCTGAATATCCCCAACACGAAGTGCAACAAGCCCTGGACCAACATTACCAAGCCGTCGTGGCTTTCTACAAGGACAAACTGGCCAACACTGAGAATTCAGTCGACGGACTGGACAAGTTGAACGACGAGGTTTACCTTTGCCCGAGTTCCACCGATTACGTCCGTCCTTTCCGGGCCATCAACGTCGACGGCAAGTGGCGGACCATCGTCAATGGCGTCGAGTCTTACGGCATCAAGTACACGCAAACTGCTCGAATTGAAGAATGCGACGTGGTCGTGGGAACCACTTGCCCCTTGGTCCCATCCTGCTACGAGTCCAAATGCgtccagaaaaatattttccatcgCTTCTTGGTCTACAACCCAAAAGACTACACCTTCCCTTTCgccattgaaaaattcaagttgccaGGATCGTGCGGATGCGTCGTTGGAGCTTTTCatctttaa
- the LOC124350825 gene encoding uncharacterized protein LOC124350825 isoform X1 — protein sequence MFFYYLKISPSKFKILSFETCQIDGVLIVSVMEWRFAVKRRKRERVVAVVQPTVNYFVQNHFILLDVSSKGYSLDWNNSSGLWGILTYTRVNLQTGWPVCPYERLKVTRNIT from the exons atgtttttttattatcttaaGATCAGtccttcaaaatttaaaatactgagttttgagacatgtcaaatagatggcgtgttgaTTGTGTCAGTTATGGAATGgcggtttgctgtcaaaag GAGGAAACGTGAAAGGGTTGTGGCCGTCGTGCAGCCtaccgtcaactattttgttcaaaatcattttattcTACTGGATGTGTCATCGAAAGGATACAG TTTGGATTGGAATAATAGCTCTGGACTCTGGGGAATCCTCACTTATACTCGAG TCAACCTGCAAACAGGTTGGCCAGTTTGTCCTTACGAACGCTTGAAGGTCACGAgaaacattacgtaa
- the LOC124350758 gene encoding neurotrophin 1-like isoform X1 — translation MKIVVLCISAILLAGVLADPEAAAEPQQYPKSAYPAAYGQKYNNYCNPRKAPTCAKTGTETFCLKDTEYPEKEVKYAIDYDSLVLKKYADVADQSADNLVDGLTSLAEAHFDYSNYKGKFFEKGHWSGDEGYICPSDVVYARPLRAVNVDGEWRVIVQENAWPGYTQTQRVETCLFPGATCRTLAPCFGSKCLQKYVYQRMLSFDPCDPQKGIFIDIYKLPSACSCHIPGKLH, via the exons atgaaaattgttgTA tTATGCATCAGTGCCATCTTGCTTGCTGGAGTGCTTGCCGATCCGGAGGCAGCTGCTGAGCCCCAACAATATCCCAAATCAGCCTATCCAGCAGCTTATGGCCAGAAGTACAACAATTACTGCAACCCGCGAAAGGCACCAACCTGCGCCAAAACCGGCACTGAAACTTTTTGTCTGAAAGACACCGAATACCCAGAGAAAGAAGTCAAG TACGCCATCGATTACGACTCGTTGGTGCTGAAGAAATACGCCGATGTTGCCGATCAGTCGGCCGATAATTTGGTCGATGGACTGACCTCTTTGGCTGAGGCGCACTTCGACTACTCCAACTACAAAGGGAAATTCTTCGAGAAGGGCCACTGGTCTGGTGACGAGGGATACATCTGCCCTAGCGACGTCGTTTATGCTCGCCCACTCCGAGCAGTGAATGTCGATGGAGAATGGCGGGTCATCGTCCAAGAAAACGCCTGGCCCGGATACACCCAGACTCAACGCGTCGAAACTTGTTTGTTCCCCGGTGCAACTTGTCGCACCTTGGCCCCTTGTTTTGGCAGCAAATGTCTGCAAAAATATGTTTACCAGCGGATGCTTTCCTTCGATCCTTGCGATCCCCAGAAGGGAATCTTCATCGACATCTACAAGTTGCCATCGGCCTGCTCTTGCCACATTCCCGGTAAACTGCactga
- the LOC124350825 gene encoding uncharacterized protein LOC124350825 isoform X3 — protein MEWRFAVKRRKRERVVAVVQPTVNYFVQNHFILLDVSSKGYSSGLWGILTYTRVNLQTGWPVCPYERLKVTRNIT, from the exons ATGGAATGgcggtttgctgtcaaaag GAGGAAACGTGAAAGGGTTGTGGCCGTCGTGCAGCCtaccgtcaactattttgttcaaaatcattttattcTACTGGATGTGTCATCGAAAGGATACAG CTCTGGACTCTGGGGAATCCTCACTTATACTCGAG TCAACCTGCAAACAGGTTGGCCAGTTTGTCCTTACGAACGCTTGAAGGTCACGAgaaacattacgtaa